A window of the candidate division WOR-3 bacterium genome harbors these coding sequences:
- a CDS encoding citryl-CoA lyase: MWKTSISRVEPDHIITRGYKQEELIGRVPFASVFFLLIKGRMPDQKEAKMIDAIITSSVDHSVTPPSTHAARVVASAGVPLPTAVAAGILAVGDVHGGAIEDGARILQEWVALKEQHNWTMEQTAANLLKSLKEQGKRMPGFGHRLHKNDPRTARLYEMAAELGIEGEHIRLSKALKQEFARKKALPINVDGAIAAIISDMGFDWRLGKAFFLLGRCAGLIAHVYEECTTQKPMRPMCKQEVEYDGPWERNLEH, translated from the coding sequence ATGTGGAAGACATCGATATCCAGGGTGGAACCAGACCATATTATAACCAGAGGTTATAAACAGGAAGAACTCATCGGCAGGGTGCCGTTTGCCTCTGTGTTCTTTTTACTTATAAAAGGAAGGATGCCTGATCAGAAAGAAGCGAAGATGATTGATGCGATCATTACTTCGTCTGTCGACCACAGTGTAACACCGCCGTCCACTCATGCGGCACGGGTGGTGGCTTCTGCAGGTGTTCCTCTGCCTACTGCTGTAGCCGCGGGCATTCTGGCGGTGGGAGATGTTCACGGTGGTGCGATTGAAGACGGAGCGAGGATCCTTCAGGAATGGGTGGCTTTGAAAGAGCAGCATAATTGGACTATGGAACAGACCGCCGCCAATCTTTTGAAGAGTTTGAAAGAACAGGGAAAACGTATGCCCGGTTTCGGCCATCGTTTGCACAAGAACGATCCCCGTACCGCAAGGCTCTATGAAATGGCGGCTGAACTGGGTATTGAGGGAGAGCATATCAGATTGAGCAAGGCGTTGAAACAGGAGTTCGCCAGGAAAAAAGCCCTGCCCATCAATGTCGACGGTGCGATTGCAGCGATCATCTCTGATATGGGTTTTGACTGGCGGCTGGGAAAGGCGTTCTTTTTACTGGGGCGCTGTGCCGGTTTAATCGCCCATGTCTATGAAGAGTGCACCACCCAGAAACCGATGCGTCCGATGTGCAAACAGGAGGTCGAGTACGACGGCCCCTGGGAAAGGAACCTGGAGCATTAA
- a CDS encoding succinate--CoA ligase subunit beta yields MRLYEFEAKRLFKKHGIPVLDSVLVDENSFEELEKVTYPVVVKAQTFIGGRGKAGLIKPADNRKDAENKIKNMLGRKHGAFEIKSVLVEKKVEVEREVYIAATIDRLEHKPVLILSNKGGIDIEETARQSPDAIFKYYINPGGKVLPFFGRKCAAKLGFKGPLLNKCAGIVVKLYSLFLNLDCKLVEINPLALTKTGGIFALDAKVNLDEDAMFRHPELKELGITARHEVGELTEREKFAKSKGIPYVDLDGDIGVFPGGAGFGIAAIDLIQYYGGKPANFMDSGGAPTQEKLRAMLGLLIENPRVKAIFGARFGGISRCDDWAKALVQYVKENRPEKPMIMRMTGNMEEEGRKILEQAKRDEPELFKKIKVYSVDTPIEEVIKETIRAAAECK; encoded by the coding sequence ATGAGACTATACGAGTTTGAAGCCAAAAGACTCTTTAAAAAACACGGTATTCCGGTTCTCGACAGTGTACTCGTTGATGAGAACAGCTTTGAGGAACTGGAGAAGGTGACTTATCCCGTGGTTGTCAAGGCCCAGACCTTTATCGGCGGCAGGGGAAAGGCAGGACTGATCAAACCCGCTGACAACCGAAAAGATGCTGAGAATAAGATCAAAAATATGCTCGGCAGAAAGCACGGTGCCTTTGAAATCAAGAGTGTTCTCGTTGAGAAGAAGGTCGAGGTCGAACGTGAGGTCTATATCGCAGCGACGATTGATCGACTTGAACACAAGCCGGTTCTGATACTCAGTAATAAAGGTGGTATTGATATCGAAGAAACCGCCAGACAGAGCCCTGACGCAATATTTAAGTATTACATTAATCCAGGTGGGAAAGTTCTCCCTTTTTTCGGAAGAAAGTGTGCAGCAAAACTTGGATTCAAGGGGCCTCTTCTTAATAAGTGCGCGGGAATTGTTGTAAAACTTTATTCCCTTTTCTTGAATCTCGACTGCAAACTTGTAGAGATCAATCCTTTGGCCCTTACCAAAACAGGCGGGATCTTTGCCCTCGATGCAAAGGTTAATCTCGACGAAGACGCGATGTTCAGACATCCAGAGTTAAAAGAACTGGGAATCACTGCCCGTCATGAAGTAGGAGAGTTGACCGAACGGGAGAAGTTCGCAAAATCAAAAGGAATTCCTTATGTGGATTTAGACGGTGACATAGGTGTCTTTCCGGGCGGCGCCGGATTCGGCATCGCCGCCATTGATTTGATTCAATACTACGGCGGAAAACCGGCTAATTTTATGGATTCAGGCGGTGCACCCACCCAGGAAAAATTGCGCGCCATGCTCGGTCTGCTCATTGAAAATCCTCGGGTGAAGGCGATATTCGGGGCACGGTTCGGCGGTATTTCAAGGTGTGATGATTGGGCAAAAGCACTTGTTCAATATGTAAAGGAAAACAGACCGGAAAAACCGATGATTATGAGGATGACCGGAAATATGGAGGAGGAAGGTAGAAAGATACTGGAACAGGCGAAAAGAGACGAGCCCGAACTCTTTAAAAAGATAAAGGTATACTCTGTCGATACCCCGATCGAGGAAGTGATAAAAGAGACGATAAGAGCAGCTGCAGAATGTAAGTGA
- the sucD gene encoding succinate--CoA ligase subunit alpha: MSIIIDENTKTIIQGITGRNASLHTKFMLEYGTKIVGGVTPGKGGQEVAGVKVYDTVAECLSEVPDAAVSSIWVPPQFAKDAILEAIDAGIKTVVVITERIPIHDMLYVRDAAKERGVMVIGGNTPGLISPGKALVGMLPKITFRPGRIGTVARSGAITYYLANSLNLAGFGESTSVGLGGDPILGANFEDILKLFEGDSETDAVVMAGEIGGVYEELAAPYIRKMSKPVIAYITGKAAPQGKRLGHAGAIIEGDMGTAKSKIEALSSNGAYIAETLSEIPELVKKALGG; the protein is encoded by the coding sequence ATGAGTATAATAATAGACGAAAATACCAAGACCATTATTCAAGGAATTACGGGCAGAAATGCATCGCTTCATACCAAGTTCATGCTTGAGTACGGTACAAAGATCGTCGGTGGAGTCACCCCGGGAAAAGGCGGCCAGGAAGTCGCCGGAGTTAAGGTGTATGATACTGTTGCCGAATGTCTGAGCGAGGTTCCCGACGCCGCTGTTTCAAGTATCTGGGTTCCACCCCAGTTCGCCAAAGATGCGATACTGGAAGCGATCGACGCCGGCATTAAGACGGTCGTCGTCATCACCGAACGCATTCCCATTCATGATATGCTCTATGTCCGCGATGCGGCGAAAGAAAGGGGAGTGATGGTCATCGGCGGCAATACACCGGGACTCATCTCACCGGGAAAGGCGCTTGTCGGTATGTTGCCGAAGATCACATTCAGACCGGGCAGAATCGGAACGGTCGCCCGCAGTGGAGCAATCACATACTACTTAGCCAACTCACTCAACTTGGCGGGATTCGGAGAGTCGACATCTGTGGGACTTGGCGGCGATCCGATCCTGGGAGCTAATTTCGAAGATATATTGAAGCTTTTTGAAGGTGATTCTGAAACCGACGCCGTGGTCATGGCAGGAGAGATCGGTGGAGTCTATGAAGAACTGGCGGCTCCTTATATCAGGAAGATGTCCAAACCGGTCATCGCCTATATCACCGGAAAAGCGGCTCCCCAGGGAAAGAGGCTCGGTCATGCCGGTGCAATAATCGAAGGTGATATGGGAACCGCAAAGAGCAAGATCGAAGCATTGTCCTCCAATGGTGCATATATCGCGGAAACTTTGAGTGAAATCCCTGAACTCGTTAAAAAGGCGTTAGGAGGTTGA
- a CDS encoding isocitrate/isopropylmalate dehydrogenase family protein → MAKYRIAWLPGDGIGNDVLEATRIILDKINLDAEYVPGDIGWRFWCEEGDPFPKRTIEMMKTTDCAMFGAITSKPKTVADQELKPELRNQGFVYRSPIVRMRQSFDLYICKRPCKAYKGNPLNYKEGLDFVIFRENTEDLYSGIEYNRVPEEMLKIKGMEKVPPDAAISVKVNTPKGCERIIKAAFEFARKKKRKKVTCVHKANVVRASDGLFLETFNRISKSYPEIEADNANVDSLCQWLLKKPFNYDVLVAPNLYGDIISDLCAQMTGGLGFGSSGNIGDDYAAFEPTHGSAPKYAGMYKVNPTATILAAKMMLEWLGEEEAAERLENAVAAVIAEGKVMTYDMGGSASTLEMAEAIAAKL, encoded by the coding sequence ATGGCAAAATATAGAATCGCCTGGCTGCCAGGTGACGGTATAGGTAATGATGTTCTTGAAGCCACCAGGATTATACTGGACAAAATAAATCTTGATGCCGAATATGTTCCCGGTGATATCGGCTGGCGGTTCTGGTGTGAAGAAGGCGACCCGTTTCCCAAGAGAACGATCGAGATGATGAAGACGACCGACTGTGCGATGTTCGGTGCAATCACTTCCAAACCCAAGACCGTCGCCGACCAGGAGTTGAAACCTGAGCTCAGAAATCAGGGATTCGTCTATCGAAGTCCGATCGTCCGTATGCGGCAGAGTTTTGATCTCTATATCTGCAAAAGGCCGTGCAAGGCATATAAAGGTAATCCTCTCAATTACAAAGAAGGGCTTGATTTCGTGATCTTCAGGGAGAACACCGAAGATCTATATTCCGGTATAGAGTACAACAGGGTTCCTGAAGAGATGCTCAAGATCAAGGGGATGGAGAAGGTTCCGCCGGATGCAGCGATCTCGGTGAAGGTGAATACACCAAAGGGATGTGAGAGAATCATCAAAGCGGCGTTTGAATTCGCCAGAAAAAAGAAACGCAAAAAGGTCACCTGTGTACATAAGGCGAATGTCGTAAGGGCGAGTGACGGCCTCTTCCTTGAAACCTTCAACAGAATATCAAAGTCGTACCCTGAGATAGAGGCGGATAATGCAAATGTTGATTCATTATGTCAGTGGCTTCTTAAAAAACCTTTTAATTATGATGTACTGGTTGCTCCGAATCTTTACGGTGATATTATATCCGACCTATGTGCTCAGATGACCGGAGGACTCGGTTTCGGTTCAAGCGGTAATATCGGAGACGACTACGCTGCATTTGAACCCACGCACGGTTCGGCTCCCAAATACGCCGGTATGTACAAGGTCAATCCTACGGCGACGATCCTCGCCGCAAAGATGATGCTGGAATGGCTGGGTGAGGAAGAGGCGGCTGAACGGCTGGAGAACGCCGTCGCCGCGGTGATCGCGGAAGGAAAGGTGATGACCTATGATATGGGCGGCAGTGCATCAACCCTTGAGATGGCTGAAGCGATAGCCGCTAAACTCTGA
- a CDS encoding 3-isopropylmalate dehydratase large subunit (catalyzes the isomerization between 2-isopropylmalate and 3-isopropylmalate in leucine biosynthesis), protein MTIAEKILAKVSGREKVVPNEIVMARVDLAMSHENADVVLRAFKEIGVEKVWDNEKIVILFDHRIPADSEKTAITHKRLRNFVKEQRIKFFYDMKEGICHQILAEFGHARPGVLLVGTDSHTTTHGAFGAFATGIGATEMAGVWATGELWLKVPESVKINISGSFRPLVSAKDLILYIIGRLGADGVSYKAV, encoded by the coding sequence ATGACCATCGCTGAAAAAATTCTGGCAAAGGTATCGGGTAGAGAAAAGGTCGTTCCCAATGAAATCGTGATGGCCCGGGTGGACCTCGCCATGTCTCATGAGAACGCCGATGTGGTCTTAAGGGCGTTTAAGGAGATCGGCGTTGAAAAAGTCTGGGATAATGAAAAGATTGTGATTCTCTTCGACCACAGAATCCCGGCGGACAGTGAAAAGACCGCAATCACTCACAAACGACTCAGAAATTTCGTTAAGGAACAGCGGATAAAGTTCTTTTATGATATGAAAGAGGGGATCTGTCATCAAATACTGGCGGAGTTCGGCCATGCCCGACCCGGCGTGCTGCTTGTCGGAACCGATTCCCACACAACCACCCACGGTGCATTCGGTGCTTTTGCCACAGGTATCGGCGCCACTGAAATGGCGGGTGTCTGGGCGACCGGCGAATTATGGCTTAAGGTTCCGGAATCAGTGAAGATAAATATTTCCGGTTCATTCAGACCGCTTGTTTCGGCCAAAGATCTGATTCTGTACATCATCGGCCGGCTCGGTGCCGACGGTGTGAGTTATAAAGCAGTT
- a CDS encoding HDIG domain-containing protein, with protein MKKRDIYKLLPEIKWIKDKKIREGVADTWLLAVKKGGWKKIDRIPFTLLIKTKKTLIEHTRCITRMAVAVATVQKGFNFDVVVAGGLVHDVGKLLEYEKRGNKVVKSKYGERIRHPVAGYALALEAGLPLEIAHIIAAHSSEGEKVRRSREAILINHCDFIDFDIAKADN; from the coding sequence ATGAAGAAACGGGACATATATAAACTATTGCCGGAAATCAAGTGGATAAAGGATAAAAAGATCCGTGAGGGAGTGGCGGATACCTGGCTGCTTGCCGTAAAGAAAGGCGGATGGAAGAAGATCGACAGGATTCCTTTTACCCTGTTGATTAAAACGAAGAAGACATTGATTGAACATACCCGTTGCATCACGCGGATGGCAGTGGCAGTCGCCACGGTGCAGAAGGGGTTTAATTTCGATGTTGTGGTTGCGGGCGGTCTTGTTCATGATGTCGGAAAATTACTGGAATATGAAAAAAGAGGGAATAAAGTCGTTAAGAGCAAATACGGTGAACGGATCCGTCATCCGGTCGCCGGCTATGCCCTTGCCCTGGAAGCCGGTCTTCCTCTGGAAATAGCACACATCATTGCAGCACATTCGAGTGAAGGAGAAAAGGTCAGACGGAGCCGTGAGGCGATATTGATCAATCACTGTGACTTTATCGACTTCGATATTGCAAAGGCGGATAACTGA
- a CDS encoding homoaconitate hydratase family protein: MTIIEKIFSRKTGGKKVKPGDYIWVDLSLVAMRDFGGPNVIQEYIRAFGDHPVFDKKRVAVTFDLHIPARNEKVAVNQKTLRDFVKQQGVHLFDVNTGIGQHILLENGLVKPWDIVIGTDSHMNLLGAVGAAGFGMGTTDVAGAMYKGRLWFRVPETIKIVVKGNAGEYVTAKDIILYILKRLKTDGALNRAVEFTGDAVERMTLAERITMSSMVTEMSGEVGFFETSAEVLDFIRSRTDEPISGLKADPDAGYEKAYEFVIDDLKPQIACPHSPDNVTEVEKKSGVKVNQVFIGSCTNGRFEDLKAAADILKGRRINKGVRLIIVPATAEVAAQAVEAGLYESFLKSGAVVTNPGCALCTTGHPGILAPGEVMVSTSNRNFIGKLGKGAEVYLASPVTAAATALTGVITPPGEI, translated from the coding sequence ATGACGATCATTGAAAAGATATTTTCACGCAAGACCGGCGGAAAAAAGGTCAAACCCGGTGACTATATCTGGGTGGACTTGAGCCTCGTGGCGATGCGCGATTTTGGCGGTCCCAATGTGATTCAGGAATACATACGGGCGTTCGGAGACCATCCTGTCTTTGATAAGAAGAGGGTAGCCGTTACTTTTGATCTCCATATCCCCGCACGTAATGAAAAGGTCGCGGTGAATCAAAAGACCCTACGTGATTTTGTCAAGCAGCAGGGTGTGCATCTTTTTGATGTGAATACCGGTATCGGCCAGCATATTCTTCTTGAAAACGGTCTGGTCAAACCATGGGACATAGTGATCGGAACGGACAGCCATATGAATCTGCTCGGAGCCGTCGGCGCCGCGGGATTCGGTATGGGCACTACAGATGTCGCCGGAGCAATGTATAAAGGCAGACTCTGGTTCAGGGTGCCTGAAACCATAAAGATCGTCGTCAAAGGGAACGCCGGTGAATATGTGACCGCCAAGGATATAATCTTATATATATTGAAGAGGTTGAAGACCGACGGCGCTCTCAACAGAGCGGTTGAATTCACCGGTGATGCGGTTGAACGTATGACGCTCGCCGAACGGATTACAATGTCGAGTATGGTGACGGAGATGTCGGGAGAGGTCGGATTTTTCGAGACGAGTGCAGAGGTGCTTGACTTCATCCGATCCCGTACTGATGAACCGATATCCGGGTTGAAAGCCGATCCCGACGCCGGGTATGAGAAGGCATACGAATTTGTGATCGACGACCTGAAACCGCAGATCGCTTGCCCTCACTCTCCTGATAATGTGACGGAAGTCGAAAAAAAATCAGGGGTGAAGGTAAATCAGGTGTTCATCGGATCCTGCACAAACGGCAGATTTGAAGACCTGAAGGCGGCGGCTGATATTTTAAAGGGTAGAAGAATAAACAAAGGGGTGAGGCTTATCATCGTACCGGCTACTGCAGAGGTCGCCGCTCAGGCAGTGGAAGCCGGACTCTATGAAAGTTTTTTGAAGAGTGGTGCGGTGGTTACCAATCCGGGATGCGCTTTGTGTACGACCGGTCATCCGGGGATTCTCGCGCCGGGTGAAGTGATGGTATCGACCTCAAACCGGAACTTCATCGGAAAACTGGGAAAAGGAGCTGAGGTCTATCTTGCTTCGCCTGTTACAGCGGCTGCAACCGCACTTACCGGTGTAATAACCCCGCCGGGGGAGATTTAG
- a CDS encoding 3-isopropylmalate dehydratase small subunit, translated as MTVKGRVWKFKDDIDTDQIYPGKYLPLTDKNEMAKHAMEGTEIGAEFLKDVKKGDIIVAGKNFGCGSSREHATVAIKGTGVSVVIARSFARIFHRNAVNTGLPIIELKEADEIAQSDILEVNCETGEIKNITQDRAYKGIPLSSLEMDIMKAGGLLEYLKKEELGGL; from the coding sequence ATGACAGTCAAAGGACGTGTGTGGAAATTTAAAGACGACATTGATACGGATCAAATATATCCGGGTAAATACCTGCCCCTGACCGACAAAAATGAGATGGCGAAACATGCGATGGAGGGAACCGAGATCGGTGCGGAATTTTTGAAGGATGTAAAAAAGGGCGATATCATCGTCGCCGGGAAAAATTTCGGTTGCGGTTCTTCACGTGAGCATGCTACAGTAGCGATCAAGGGGACAGGTGTTTCAGTCGTTATCGCTCGGTCATTCGCGCGGATTTTTCACAGAAACGCCGTAAACACCGGATTACCGATAATCGAACTCAAAGAAGCAGACGAGATCGCTCAGTCTGATATTCTCGAAGTGAATTGCGAGACCGGTGAAATAAAAAACATCACACAGGATAGAGCATACAAGGGCATTCCGCTTTCCAGTCTTGAAATGGACATCATGAAAGCGGGCGGACTGCTTGAATATCTTAAAAAAGAAGAATTAGGGGGTTTATAA